The sequence TCTAATCTTTCTACTGTAATCTAtacgggtgtagtacaatggtcttcctgactcagtgcttggacttgtccatcTCCCCACAAATCAAATCCAATTTAATCTAAGAGGAGAAATAAAACTTTAGGTTTTCTCACTTCATTGGTGAGGTAATCAGTTACAAGATTTGGGCTGAGatctttttcctttttcgcTGGTTGAAAACACCACGTACAACTGAATTATTTTCTACTTGGTCTTTCTGACGTAGAGGGCGTCTTTCTTTTCCTTCACcacagtaaattttttttttttttttttttgcggaaataaattaaatagtaaTAGCCGGCTAGCGGGCTGgcccgtgactaccattcggaagggcACAAGTTCAAACCTCGGGCAcgtaaaaccaatttttttagtagTAGTCGCAGTAATCGCACAGACAATGGCACGCCTTCGAGTATATTTTTGCTATCTTCCCTTCCCCActtccacctacctacctacatttTGTTGAATTGTTGAATACTGCGCCATCCGAACAGATTTTCCATTTGTAATTCGTCAAGTAAAATATGGAGCATTCGTTCATTCGAGATGCCTCttttatcagcaatttcatgcTAAGTCAAACTGAATCTTCACACGCGATATCTTTaattatacataaaaatttcgagcatttgTTATATAGAAGAAACTGCATAGCAgcgtcaaaaaaaatattaaaaattaaagcaaattttgaGCGACTACACACTCTCAATTCGTTACActaaattgaatgggctataaaactgtgtatttagaatatttctaaaaattttgcctataaagtttgaaattatgattagaatttgttaatttttttttttttttatttggtgtaAGGTTTGAAACTATAAGTTGTAGGatttttgttgtagcaacaCATGCGGTGAAAAGTGTGCaaaatgcacttttccacacgtttattttagatttattcatcaacgtcatttccatcaagaacaacgcaatcattccagctctactctaacatttcaaaacaacttttgtagaacgatttatctttgggactcagtttcagcgatagccTCTTCATTCGAACGAAATTTCTTACGGGCCAGCATTTTTTAGATCTGCGAACAGGAAGTGGTTGCTGGCGAATACGGCGGAATTGGAGCAGTTCAAAGTTCAATGCATGTAGTTTGCCATTTTTTCGactgacttgtgacacggtgcgttgtcttggtGAAACAAAATAACAACAGTGGGCAAACGCGGCACCCTCTTTGAACAGAGCtgctcatagtcaaatgctcatgcaatataaaatcGTCAGGTTAATTCGAAATCGTAAAGATGTctgctaactcacgcaacttcacttttcgatcattcaacatgattttgtggattttttttaagtttactgGTGTTGcacgcctcatttggacgtccgctgcgttgtgcatcatcggtgcctCTACCagcacgtttgaagtcagcaaaccatcattATATTGTTGTTTCCGATGGAGCGAAGTTCTCATGACACTTTTCAAGacattgcttcgcttgagcgGTATTCTTTTCTCTCGagttaaaacacgaaattataTTTGAACCCTTGagaataactcacgaactaatgaatagaatatcatgaaatttcagctgtctttttaagacCAGCaccaactgaaaaagaggtgaatgcaataaaactagagCCATTTATGGGACTCTTCAGCCCTTGTGTTATGAcctatatttctataaaaaaaagataagaaaatgtaaataaagaataaataagtTGCTAAAAGTTTGCAATAAGCCGCCCTGCTATTATTATGAGCGCCTCTGGACAttcaattggaaaaaaatttgtatctttGAGCTTCACTTTGGCACTTTTAGtgttgtgaaaatttgaaattgctGTTGTAATTTCACTGCCACTTTAACCAACTCTTGACGTTCTACCAGTTTATTACTTTTGctacaaaaaattggatttactTGCGAATGCATAAATAGAATTATAGCGCGAGCACATGAAGTGCCGCCAGACCAAGTGTATACAATTGTGTATGCATTTAAgtttatgtgcatgtgtatgcataaatttgtaaatatttatatccaACGGTAAGTGTATTACACTATCGAGTGTTCTTTCCGCGCGCCTTTTTGCTGCATGAAATGAAACGGCTTCATTTCGCCATTGTCATGACACTGCAAGTGCAAAGTGAAGTGTATGTTTTCGTGTTTTTGTACACGTATTCCTATGCATagtcgcatacatacacacatgcacatatattcAAGTTGTAGGTACGTTATGCACTGCCATCAAActgattttgttaatttatgcttGAGATGAGCGCGTCGAACTTCACTAATTGCCgacaaaaaagtacaaaaataattaatattacaatgcaaaaataataaaaattacaaataatacaaatcagaataaaagttagaaaaataataaaataagaaggcacgaaaacgtaaaaaattacaaaaaagaacGGAACAAAACTTCGAGGCACCAACTGTGAAATGCACCAGAGGTTTCGTGTATAAAAGCGATGTTGCAAATGTCAGCAACATCAGTGGCTCCAACCACCAGAGTTGGACAATACACAGCAAAGTAAGGATTTCAGCGAATCAACAAACTAAAACCGCTCAAGTTAAAGTCAAAAAGTTCTCGACGAACAGCGATCAAACACATTTCAAAGATGCGCGCTTTCGTCATTGTTTTGCTGTTGAGCGTGATAGCCTTTGCCGTGGCGGGTAGATTGGGCGGCGGTGGCGGCGGAGGAGGCTGGCAAGGCGGAGGTGGCAAAGGTGGTGGCGGCGGAGGATATGGAGGTGGCAGCAGTGGCTATGGAGGTGGTGGCAAAGGAGGTGGAGGCGGTGGATATGGAGGTGGCGGCAAAGGAGGTGGCGGTGGATATGGGGGTGGTAGCAGCGGCTATGGAGGTGGCAGCAAAGGAGGTGGTAGCGGTGGATATGGTGGTGGTAGCAGTGGCTATGGAGGTGGCAGCAAAGGAGGTGGTAGCGGTGGATATGGTGGTGGTAGCAGCGGCTATGGAGGTGGCGGCAAAGGAGGTGGTGGCGGTGGATATGGTGGTGGTAGCAGCGGCTATGGAGGTGGTGGCAAAGGAGGTGGAGGCGGTGGATACAGTGGTGGTGGCGGTGGATATGGAGGTGGTGGCAAAGGTGGTGGCGGCTATGGCGGTGGTGGATatggcggcggcggcggtggcGGCAAAAAGTGGTAAATTCACTAAGCCCAATATTAGCGAAATGTTTGACTGGATTCGTTTATCTGCTAAATTCTCTTCTTCATTCAACTGAACTACGGACGTTGATATCACTGCTTGTCATggaaaggaaatataaaaaaaattgaaacta comes from Anastrepha ludens isolate Willacy chromosome 3, idAnaLude1.1, whole genome shotgun sequence and encodes:
- the LOC128857472 gene encoding uncharacterized protein LOC128857472, whose protein sequence is MRAFVIVLLLSVIAFAVAGRLGGGGGGGGWQGGGGKGGGGGGYGGGSSGYGGGGKGGGGGGYGGGGKGGGGGYGGGSSGYGGGSKGGGSGGYGGGSSGYGGGSKGGGSGGYGGGSSGYGGGGKGGGGGGYGGGSSGYGGGGKGGGGGGYSGGGGGYGGGGKGGGGYGGGGYGGGGGGGKKW